ACTCTTTGACAATTTTTTTCTTTGTTTTTACAACTTTTTCTCTTCTTTTTTGAGGCTTTATCTCTTTTTGTACTTTTTTAAATTTCTTTGGAATTTCTTTTTTTAAACTCTTTTTTTCTTTTATAATTTTTGGTTCACTCTTTTTTATTGGTTTTGGTTTTTTTAGCTGAACGTATGTAATAGAGCTTTTTTTCTTTTTACTCTCTATTTTTTTCTCATGGAAATCTTCTTGCTTTTTTTCAACCTCATAGTTAAATAAAAAAAGTATATGTATAATAATTGAAAAAATAAGTGCTAGTATAAACGTTTTCATAACGGGATTATAGTATAATGAAGCTTTTAAATTTAACAAAGATAGGATATTTAATGTTTGATAAATCAATAACAGCATATGAAGAAGCAAAAAAAGTAATTCCTGGTGGAGTTGATTCACCAGTTAGAGCATTTAAAAGTGTAGGTGGAACACCTCCATTTATTGATAGAGGTGAGGGTGCTTATCTTATTGATGTAGATGGTAATAAATATTTAGATTTTATTCAAAGCTGGGGTCCTTTGATTTTTGGACATTGTGATAAAGATATTGAAGAAGCTGTAATTAAAACTGTAAAAAAAGGTTTAAGTTTTGGTGCTCCAACTGTATTAGAAACTGAACTTGCAAGTGAAATTGTTGAGATGTATGACAATATAGATAAAGTTAGATTTGTAAATTCTGGAACAGAAGCAGTGATGAGTGCTATTAGATTAGCAAGAGGTGTTACAGGTAAAAATGGAATTTTAAAGTTTGAGGGATGTTATCATGGACATTCTGATTCTTTATTAGTTCAAGCAGGTTCTGGTATGGCTACTTTTGGTACTCCAAGCTCACCAGGTGTTCCAGCAGATTTAACAAAACATACATTACTTTGTGAATATAACAATATTGATGAGTTAAAAAAATGTTTTGAAGCAAGTGATGATATTGCTTGTATTATTATTGAGCCAATTGCAGGAAATATGGGATTTGTTCCAGCTGATGAAGAGTTTTTAACACAATGTAGAAAACTTTGTGATGAAAATGGTGCACTTTTAATATTTGATGAAGTAATGAGTGGTTTTAGAGCGAGTTTAACAGGAGCTCATGGTGTAGTTAATACTAAATCAGATATTATAACTTTTGGTAAAGTAATTGGTGCTGGTATGCCAGTTGGAGCTTTTGCTGCTAGTAGTGAAATAATGGCTCATTTAAGTCCGGATGGAGCAGTATATCAAGCTGGTACTTTAAGTGGAAATCCAGTTGCTATGGCAGCAGGACTTGTAAGTCTTAGAAAGATTAAAGCCCAAAAAGGTTTATATGAAAAATTAAACCAAAAAGTAACAAAACTGTTAGCAGGATTTAAAAAAGCAGCAGAAGATAATAATATTGCATTTCAAGTTGATTCAAGAGGATCTATGTTTGGATTCTTCTTTTGTGAAAAACCACCAAGAAACTTTAAAGAGGTTGGTACTTGTAATTTTGATAGATTTGCTAAGTTTCACCAAGAGATGCTAAAAAGAGGTTTTTATTTTGCTTGCTCTCAATATGAAGCAGCATTTATGTGTGAAGCAATTAGTGATGAGGATATTGACAATTGTATTAAAGCTGCACAAGAAGTGATGGCTAAATTATAAGATAGGAAATATATGGAAAATAATAATCAACAACCAAAACACCAATCTAAGTTAAGAGCTTTAGATAATTTATCTTTAGGACTCTCTTTAGTTGCAGCAGTTGCGATTGGATTTGGTGTAGGGTATGGCTTGAAACATCTATTTGGATATGACTGGCTTTTATGGCTAGGACTTTTTTGGGGTATTGCAGCAGCTGTATTAAATATAGTAAAAGCATATAAAAGAGCTCAAAAAGAGTATGAAGGTTTAGAAAACGATCCAAGATATGCCCATAGAGCAAAATATGGGGATAAAAAATTTGATGATGAAGATGATTAAAAATTTTGCAAAGGTCTTTTTACTTGTAGACCTTTGCATTATAATTTACTCTTTGTCTTTTGAAAACTTTTATTGGTTACTTAATTCACAAGTTGCTTTTTTTGCTTCTATAGTTATTACTGTTTCTTCTTTTTTATCATATAGAAAGAATATACAAAATAGATTAAAAAATTTTGATAGTAAAATGGAAACTAAAATTGAAGATAGAGATAAAGTGGATGAAATTGATGATCCCTTTGATTTATATTCAGAAGATATAGAACCTATAAAAGAAGAAGATTTGACACCAGAAAAAATCAAAGAGATTATAAAAGAAGAGAAAAGTAAAGTAAAAAGAAACTCTTTTAAAAATACAATATTTTCAACAGGTGGTTTTGTTTCAATTTATAGACTACTTGGTTATGGTATTTTGATTTTTGGATTTTTCTCTTTAAATAATAATAATATATTTTTACCAATACCTTTTTTAATTGGTTTAGGAATAGTTCCTATTGCTGTATTATTAACAAAACTAATTATAAAATCAGAGGTAAGTCAATAGCTATTTTTGACTTATCTTTTGTAAGAATAAAGTAAGACGAATTGTCTTCATACTTAAAATTGCTATAGTCTGCTAAATCTTTACTAGATACTTCGATTGATATAAGTGAGTATTTTTTCTTCTCAATTTTAATATACTCTCCTATTTTTAGCATTATTGTTGTTGTAATTATTGATGAAGTGTTAAAGCACTCTAAAGATGAATTTAATATTTTTATAAACTCTTTTGCATTTAACTTAAAATCAGGAATTGAAGGATCATAATTTTTGATAACTTTTATGTCTGATTTAGACTTCATTGCTGAAATAGATAAATCAACTAAAGTAAATACATTTACTATGTCACTATTTTTAGTATTAAGTTTTGATTCTTTTTTTACCATAGTACTTTTATATAGTTTTATATTGATGGCTTCTTCATTTTCATATGAAACAGTAATTGCATAAAAAATATAATTTTTCATATGAAGATCAATATAAGTAGTTTCTGCACCGAAGTTTTTAGGTGCATACTCAACAGCTAGTTCGAATATCTCTTTTTGAGATATTCGACTAAGTAAAAACTGTGCTTCTTGATTTGAGTAAAGCATTTTCCCTGTTGAAGAAAAAGATATTATTGGATTTAAATCTAACTCTACCCACTTTTCAAAGAAGTTATTACTCATATATTAGCTTTCTACGTAGTTTTTAAGATTTTTCCCAACTTTAGGGTGTTTTAATTTTTTAATTGCACTTGATTCTATTTGTCTTACTCTTTCTCTAGTAACACTTAATTCTTTTCCAATTTCTTCTAAAGTTCTATCACTAGCATCTTCCATAAGTCCAAATCTCATTCTTACAACTGCTTGTTCTCTTTCATTTAATTGAGCAAGAATTTGATCAATTTGACCTTGTAAATCTTCTTTCATGATATTGTCAACAGGAGTTGGAGCTTTTTCATCAGGTACAAAGTCTCCAAACTTACCATCATCATCACTACCAATTGGTGCTTCAAGTGAAACAGGCTCTTTAGTGATTTTGATTACTTGTTTAACTTTATCAATTGGAAGTCCAACTTCTTTTGCAATCTCTTCTACATCTGGCTCTTTTCCATTTTCTTGAATACCTTTTCTGATGATTTTATTAATTCTATTAATAGTTTCAATCATATGAATTGGAATTCTAATAGTTCTTGCTTGATCAGCAATTGCTCTACTAATTGCTTGTCTAATCCACCATGTTGCATAAGTAGAGAATTTATAACCTTTTTTATACTCAAATTTATCAACAGCTTTCATAAGACCAATGTTTCCTTCTTGAATTAAATCAAGGAAAGGTAAACCTCTATTTGTATATCTTTTTGCAATAGATACAACAAGTCTAAGGTTTGATTTTGCCATTCTTGTCTTAGCTTGATCAGTAATTTGTTTACCTCTTTTAATTTGTTCTAGTACATCTTTTAACTCTTCAGGTTCTAAATCAAATCCATCTTTACTTGCTTCTGCTGTTTGGAAAAGTTTTTTAATCTCCATATAAGTACTTACCATAGTAGCTTCTGGAACCATAGAAGTAATTTGAACTTTAGTTAAGTTCAAAATATTATCCAAAATCTTTTGGTGGTTTTTCTTTAGCATATCATTAAAAAGTGGTAATCTATACTCTAATCTTTTTAATTCATGTTCAAAACCAGTGTCTGATTTTAGTGCAGTTTCCATAGCTCTTACGATTTCACTAATAAGTTTTGAAGTTGGGCCTAAATCAAGTAAAGCTTCTTTTAATATTTTTTTCTTAAAAGCAATAGCTAGATTATGTTGCATTTGATCAATTTCATCATCAGATTTTGCTGATTCTTTTGTCAAGAATTTTAACCAATCTTTTTTTGCTTTTTCTAAAACTTTAAAAGCTGCAATAATTGTTTCTGCTCTTTTATCAAGTTTTTTTTGTTTTTTACCTTTTTTCTCTTCTTCCTCTTCAGGTTCAGACTCTTCTTCAATGTCATCATCTTTATCATCTGAATCTTCATCATCAAAGTTTCTAAAAAGTTCTTTAACTTTTCTTTCTCTATTTACTAAAGGTTCTTTATACTCAAGAATAAAGTCAATTAAATATGGAACATAACAAATGGCATCAAGAATTACATCTTCACCCATTTCTATTTTTTTGGAAATTTCAATTTCTTCTTCTTTTGTTAAAAGAGGAATTTGTCCCATTTCTCTTAAATACATCCTAACAGGTGAATCAGATCTACTCCATTCTAAAAGTTCTTTATTCTTTAGTAAGTCATATACATCTTCTTCGTTTTCTCTTAGTTTGTTTCTATGTTCTGCTTTTCGTTTTGCTTCTTCGGCATTCATTCTTTTAGCTTGTTCTTGCGAACTAATCAGTTGTACATTATATAACTGAACTAAAGCTAGAAGTTTTTTAATATTTGCTGCTGAAGGTGCTTTTGGAAAGATTTTAATGATTTTTTCATAAGTTAAGATAGAATCTTTGTACTCTTTAACAATTTGTTCTATTGATTTATTTAAATCTTTTGCACTCATATAATAAAGTTCCTTATTTTAGATAGTCATATATTATACCGAAATTAGTTAAAAAAATAATTAAATTTATCTATTTAATCTATTATTTTTAAATAATTGGATAAAATGCGTCTTCATTTAAAATTATATAAGATAAAAATTGTATGGAGAAATACTAAAAACTTAAGGACAGAATATGAATGTAATTACTGGAAAAGTATGGAATTTTGGGGCAAATATTGATACTGATATTATTATTGCTGCTAGATATTTAAATAGTTCAGAGCCTGAACATTTAGCAAAATATGTAATGGAAGATGCAGATCCAGATTTCCCTAAGAAACTACAAAAGGGTGATATTATTGTTGCTGGTGAAAACTTTGGTTGTGGTTCTAGTAGAGAACATGCTCCAATTGCCTTAAAAGCTGCTGGTGTTGCTGCTGTTGTAGCCCCATCATTTGCAAGAATTTTTTATAGAAATGCTTTTAATATGGGATTGCCTATTTTTGAACTACCAGAAGCATTAGAAATAAAAGAGAATGATGAAATTTCTATTGATCTTGATAATGGAAAAATTATTAATAATACAACTAATAAATCATATGAATTTATTGCTATCCCTGAGTTTATGCAAGAGTTGATTGCAGTTGGTGGATTAATAAACTATGCAAAAGAAGAAATAAAGAAGGAAAATAATGAAGAATTATAATATTTCAATTATTAAAGGTGATGGAATTGGTCCTGAGATTGTTGATGAGGCAATTAAAGTACTAGATGCTGTTTCTTACTCTTGTGGATTTTCTTTAGAGTATAAAGAGTATTTAATGGGTGGAATTGCTATTGATATGACAGGTGTTCCACTTCCTGATGAAACTGTACAAGGTGTTTTAAACTCTGATGCTTGTTTATTTGGTTCAATTGGTGGAGAAAAATGGGATACACTTCCACGAGAACTTAGACCTGAAACTGGACTTTTAAAGTTTAGAGAAGCTATGGGTGTATATGCAAACTTAAGACCTGCAATTATTTATGATGAATTAGTAAATGCTTCAACACTTAAACCTGAAGTTATTGAAGGTGTTGATATTATGGTTGTACGTGAGCTTATTGGTGGAATTTATTTTGGTCAACCAAGAGAAAATGATGGTTTCAAAGCATTTAATACAATGGTTTATACAAAACCTGAAATTGAAAGAATTGGTAAAAAAGCTTTTGAACTTGCAATGAAAAGAGATAAAAGAGTTTGTTCTGTTGATAAAGCAAATGTTCTTGAAGTTTCTCAATTATGGAGAGATACAATGGAAGAGTTATCAAAAGATTATCCAGAAGTTGAATTATCTCATATGTATGTAGATAATGCAGCTATGCAACTTGTTAGAAATCCAAAACAGTTTGATGTTATTGTAACAGGAAATATATTTGGAGATATATTATCAGATACAGCTTCAATGGTAGTTGGTTCAATTGGATTATTGCCAAGTGCTAGTACTGGTGATAAAACAGCAGTTTATGAGCCAATTCATGGAAGTGCACCTGATATTGCTGGACAAGGAATCGCAAATCCTATTGCTACAATTGAAAGTGCTGGAATGATGCTTAGATACTCTTTAGGTGAAGATGAAGCAGCAAATAAAATTGATTCAGCTATTAAAAAAGCACTTAAAGATGGTTATAGAACAAAAGATTTAGCAGCATATGATGCTAAAGAGATTGTTACAACAGCAGAAATGGGTGATATTATCGCCAATTATATAAATAAATAAGAGATTTTCTCTTATTTATAAAAATATAAGTAACTCTTTTTTTTTACGTTATTTTTTGTTTAAATCTTATACTACAAATAAAACTTGAGATAAAAGTAAAAGAATTCTTTTGATAAATATTTAATTAAAATTTTTTATTATTTTCTTTAAATAATTTATTCTTTTGATGTAAATTTAGGTAGAATCTTTAAAAGGTAATTAAAATGGAAAGTATTATTGCTTTAGAAGAACTCATTAAAGATAATGAAACAAAAATTGCTTTACAAGAAAAACAGATTAAAAATCATGAAACTGGTGTATATAGACTCTCTCGTATGGGTTTAGCCTCTGCTGAAAATTCACTTGAATTAGCAACACAATTAGTAGAAAAATATAAAAAAATGTTAGAACAACTTCAATCAATTGAAGGAGAAGCTTTAAGAGAAAAAGAGCAGCTCGTGATTTTAGCAGAGAGAAAAAAGTATTTTGATGCACAACCTTCTAGAATAAAACTAAATAAAGAAGAAAGTAGTGATAAAAAACTCGAGGTTTTAAGAATTTTAGATGAATTACCAGAAGGTATTCAATTTGAAGATAAAGAGTTACTTGAAATGGCTGAAAAATCTTTAGAATTAAATCTTTCTGATTTAGAAGAGTTTCATTCTAAATTAGAAGATATTAAAAGTGAGTTTAAAGCTATTAAAGATCAAATTGAAGATGAAAATTTACAAGAATTCCAAACAATTGATTTTTTAATTCCTCTTGTTGTACTTCATTTTTATGTTTTAAAGTCAAATATACAAGACCATATAAAGAAAATTAATGATAAAGCTTTACAAAAACAAAAAGATTTAGAAGAAGAAAAAAATCTACAAATAAAAAAAATTCAAGAATCTTTTAAAGAACAAGAAGAACTTTTACAGGCTAAACAAACAGATAAAAGTACAAAAAAACAAGAACTTCTTGATATTCAATCAACAATGAAAACTTTAAGTAACAAACTTTTAAAAACAAAAAATACTAAAATAGAAAAACCAATTGAAAAAAAATTCCCAGGATTTCCAAAATATGAAGATTGGTGGATAAGAGAGTTGTGGTCAAGTCATCAAGCATACTTTGCCTTATTTAGATGGAAAAAGATTATAAATAAGCTATGTATAACAACAGAGCAAAAAAAAGCGTGGTCTATTATTTTTGATAGATGGGTTTTTATAAAAAAACTTTTAAATGATAAGGGAAAACTTGCATATCACTATCACTTTGCATTTGATTCTTTACTAAGTACATATGCAGAAGTAGAAGAAGAATTAGAAGTAAAAAATATTGAATCAATGGAAACTATTATAAATAAAATTACTGCAAGAGAGGACTTTACAAAAAATGTCAGTTTTCATAAAGTAATTACTTCTTATTTAAAGTTTAAAACAGAAAAAATAAATAAAAGTTCAAAACAAAAAGAAGAAGATGTCTTATTTTAATTGATATTTGTATCAATAGTTCAAATTTATTTTTTTTATGATAAAATTTATAAAAATATTTTTATATAGGAAAATTATGTCTGATAAAAAGTATAGACTCGTAACTAGAAGCGATATGGATGGTCTTGTTTGTGGAACATTACTAAAGTATTTAGGAATTATTGATGAAATAACTTTTGTTCATCCAAAAGATATGCAAGATGGAAAAATAGAAATTACATCAAGTGATATTACGACAAATTTGCCATATGTTGATGGTGTGTATTTAGCATTTGATCATCATTTTAGTGAAACACTTAGAAATGAAAAAAAAGATAATCATATTATTGATGCAGATGCTCCTAGTGCAGCAGAAGTTGTATATAGATATTATGGTGCAGATGAAAAATTTCCTTCAAAGTTTAAACCAATGATGGATGCAGCCAATAAAGCTGATAGTGCATCTTTTACAAAAGAAGATATATTAAATCCTAAAGGATGGGAATTATTAAGCTTTTTGATGGATAGTAGAACAGGTCTTGGTAGATTTAGAGATTTTACTGTTGCAAATTATCAGCTAATGATGGATTTGATTGATTATTGCAAAGATCATGATATTAGTGATATTTTAGCTTTAAGTGATGTAAAAGAGAGAATAGATTTATATTTTAAGTATGAAGAACAGTTTAAAGAACAACTAAAAAGATGTACAAGCATTCATAAAAATCTTATTATAGTTGATTATAGAGGTGAAGAGATAATATACCCAGGTAATAGATTTATGATATATGCAATGTATCCAGAAGCAAATATTTCTATTCATGCTATTTGGGGAAAAGATAAACAAAATGTTGTTTATAGTACTGGAAAATCAATTATTAATAAAACTTCAAATACAAATGTAGGTGAACTTATGCTTAAGTATAATGGCGGAGGTCATAAAGCTGCTGGTGGTTGTCAAATTGACCATGAAGATGCTAATAAAGTGCTAGATGAGTTAATTACTAAAATTAATATAGATGGATAAAACTTAATAAATAGACAAAATGTCTATTTATTAGTCTCACTTTCATTATCTAGTAAGTCATCATGCTCTTCCATATCCCAAGGAAGTGTTGCTGGTGTTGTATGAATAAATCTTAAATATTTTTCAAATTGTGTTAAAATATCATTTATTATCGTATGCTCTTCATATCCATATAAATCATAATGTAAACCACCTCTTTTTAAAAATGCTTCTGCATTATAATAATAAGTTTGTTCTTCTTCCATCTTATCAAGAGTTAAATATGCAAAATCTGGCAGATCATACTCTCTTAATCTAACTTCATAGTTAAAGTTTACATGTTCATCTTTATAAATAGAAATAATAGCTCTTACATACTCTTCATCATACTCTATTTCGCAATTCCAATTAGATTCTTTTAACTCTTTTTTGATTTTTTTCATACTGTTATAAACATCATTTCTTATAAAATGCTCAACAACATCTTTTTTGGGAAAGTTAATTAACTCTTTTAATCTACCTTTCCAAAACTCATCATTATCTACACTTGGATGTTGCAAGTTCATATTTACAGTGTGTTGCAAACTATGCTCTCTATGATCTTCAATAATCAAAGCTCTCCACATGCCAACTCCTGCTATTAACATAATAATAGCAAAGGGCAGTGCACTTACAATGGATGCTGTTTGTAAAGCTCCTAATCCACCTGCAATTAAAAGTACAGAAGCTACAACTCCTTCTAATATAACCCAAAATGAACGTTGCCATACAGGTGTATGAATTGCTCCACCTGAAGCTAAAGAGTCTATTACTAGTGAACCTGAATCTGATGAAGTTACAAAAAAAGTAATAATTAAAAAAACAGTTAAGAAAGAGATTACTTCTGTAAAAGGTAATCTTTCAAAAAGTTTAAATAGTGCTATTGCTTTGTCATTTTGAACTTCTGTAATTAAAGAATCATAACCTTGTACCATTACCATATGAAGTGCAGTATCACCAAATATCGAAAACCATAAAAATGTAAAAATTGTAGGTACTAACATAACTCCTACAACAAACTGTCTAATTGTTCTACCTTTACTAATTTTAGCAATGAAAAGTCCAACAAAAGGTGCCCATGCAATTGTCCATCCAAAAATAAACAATGTCCAGTTTCCAATCCAATCATTTGAAGTATATGCTTGAAGACTAAAAGTTCTTTCAACAATATTACTTAAATAACTACCTGTATTTTCCAAGAAAGTATTTAAAATAAAAATAGTTGGACCTACAGTAAATACAAATAACATAAGTGCAAGAGCAAGTAATATATTTATTATAGATAATCTCTTTACACCTTTATCCATCCCTGCAAGTACTGAAAATAGGGCAAGTGCTGTTATTAAAGCAATAATAGTAACTTGTACTGTAGTACTTACTTCAATACTAGGCCATAAATAATTAAGTCCCGCATTAATTTGAGATACAGATAAACCTAAAGTGGTTGCTATACCAAATAGTGTTCCTAAAATTGCAAAAGTATCAACTGTATGACCAGCTGGGCCATGAATTTTATCTCCAATTAGTGGATAAAGAGTTGATCTCATTGATAAAGGTAAACCATGTCTAAATGCAAAATATGCAAGTGTTAAACCAACTAATCCATAAATAGCCCAAATATGAAATCCCCAGTGAAAATAAGCAATTTGCATAGCTTGTTTTGCAGCTTCAATTGTCAATGCTTCTCCAGAAGGGGGTGCAGCATAATGAAGTATAGGTTCAGCAACACCAAAAAATAATAATGCAATACCATAACCAGCTGAAAAAAGCATAGCAAACCAAGATGAAAAGCTGTATTCTGGTTCTGAGTGATCAGGTCCTAATTTAATATGTCCCCAAGGTGAAATAGAAATTGATATTATAAATATCAAAAATAGTGCCACTGCAAGCATATAAAACCAACCAAAGTCATCAGTGATATATTCAAGTGTTGAAGAAAAAATTTCTCCCATTAATTTTGGATTGCTTATAGTTCCTACTACTAATAATAAAATTACTATAACAGCAGGAATAAAAACAGGAACCAAAATTGTTGAGTTAGAATTTTTAAGTTTCTCTAACATTTTTGTCCTTTAAAAAATTATTATATTTATATATAATATCAAAATTGAAATTAAGTCTATAATTTTTTTTTCAAATTACTATAAAATTCTTCAAATGAGGGTAATATTAAGCTTGGTTCTCTTTGTTTTTTTCCCCACATAGGTTCGGGAAAATAGGAGTCTTGTTTAAACCTTGCCATAATATGAAAATGAACATGAGGCACATAGTTCCCAAATGAAGCAATATTTATTTTTTCAGGATTAAAATAATCAATCATCTCTTTTTCTATAATATCAAGTTTACTCCAAATCTCATTTTTAACATTTTGAGGACAATGACAAAACTCTTTATAATTCTCTTTTGTAAAAATTTTCAACCAAGGTATTTCACTTTTTTCTAAATCTATATATATTAAATCGTTTTCATAAATATAATTCATGTTTTATCCTTGTTTTTTTATCATTTTATCAAAAATATACTAAATCAAGTTAAAAAACCTATTTAGATACACAATTCAACATACTTTAAGTAAACATTAAATATAATCCAATTCCATTTTTCAGCCAAAGAGGAATTTTTTATAAAATATTTGTGTTTTATAAAGAGTTGGGCAGAATCAGAAAAAAGCAAATTTCCTTATATTAAGGTTGTTTTAGCTTAGCTTACATTTTTGATAAAAGGTTTATGCTTTTTTCAAGTGTAATTCTTCCCTGTTGAAAAGTGGTAAATAACACAAAAAGAGGACCAGCTTATGAAAGTAAGAGCTTCAGTTAAAAAAATGTGTGATAAATGTAAAGTTATCAAGAGAAAAGGGATCGTAAGAGTAATTTGCGATAACAAAAAACACAAACAAAGACAAGGATAAAAAGACATGGCTAGAATTGCAGGTGTTGATTTACCAAATAAAAAAAGAATGGAGTATGCTTTAACATACATTTTCGGTATTGGTTTACATAACTCTAGATTAATCTTAGACGCTGTTGGAATTGATTACAACAAAAGAGCTCACGAGCTAACAGAAGATGAAGCAGCAGCTATTAGACAAGAGATCCAAAAAAACTATATGGTTGAGGGTGATCTTAGAAAAAAAGTTGCTATGGATATCAAATCATTAATGGACTTAGGTTCATACAGAGGTTTAAGACATAGAAAAGGTTTACCTTGTAGAGGGCAAAAGACAAAAACTAATGCTAGAACAAGAAAAGGTAAAAAGAGAACTGTTGGTGCAGCAGCGAAATAAGGATAACTGATGGCAAAAAGAAAAGTAACTAGAAAAAAAATAGTAAAAAAGAATATTGCTGACGGAATTGTTCACATTGCAGCAACGTTCAATAATACAATGGTAACAGTAACTGACAACGCAGGAAATGCTATTGCATGGTCAAGTTCTGGAAACTTAGGTTTCAAAGGTAGTAAAAAATCTACTCCATTTGCTGCTCAACAAGCAGTAGAAGATGCAATGAAAAAAGCTATGGAACATGGTATTAAAAATGTAGGAATCAAAATCCAAGGACCAGGTTCTGGAAGAGATACTGCAGTTAAATCAGTTGGTGCTATGGAAGGTATCAGAGTTACATGGTTAAAGGATGTTACACCACTACCACACAATGGTTGTAGACCTCCTAAGAGAAGAAGAGTGTAAGGAGTAGGTAATGGCAAGATATAGAGGACCAGTAGAAAAAATTGAAAGAAGACTAGATGCAGACCTTGGATTAAAAGGTGAGAGAAGACTTAATGGAAAGTCTGCATTAGAAAAAAGACCATACGCTCCAGGACAACATGGACAAAGAAGAACTAAAATCTCTGAGTATGGTTTACAATTAAGAGAAAAGCAAAAAGCTAAATATCTTTATGGAGTATCTGAAAAACAATTTAGAAAATACTTCAAAATAGCTGCAACAAAAGGTGGAAATACAGGTGAAAACCTTATTACACTAATTGAGCAAAGATTAGACAATGTTGTTTATAGAATGGGATTTGCTTCAACTAGAGCAAACGCTAGACAATTTACAACACATGGACATGTTTTAGTAGATGGAAAAAAATTAGATATTCCTTCTTATATTGTAAAACCTGGACAAAAAATTGAAATTAGAGAAAAATCTAAAACTAACCCACAAATCGTAAGAGCT
The window above is part of the Malaciobacter marinus genome. Proteins encoded here:
- the rpsK gene encoding 30S ribosomal protein S11 produces the protein MAKRKVTRKKIVKKNIADGIVHIAATFNNTMVTVTDNAGNAIAWSSSGNLGFKGSKKSTPFAAQQAVEDAMKKAMEHGIKNVGIKIQGPGSGRDTAVKSVGAMEGIRVTWLKDVTPLPHNGCRPPKRRRV
- the rpsM gene encoding 30S ribosomal protein S13, which encodes MARIAGVDLPNKKRMEYALTYIFGIGLHNSRLILDAVGIDYNKRAHELTEDEAAAIRQEIQKNYMVEGDLRKKVAMDIKSLMDLGSYRGLRHRKGLPCRGQKTKTNARTRKGKKRTVGAAAK
- a CDS encoding BCCT family transporter — protein: MLEKLKNSNSTILVPVFIPAVIVILLLVVGTISNPKLMGEIFSSTLEYITDDFGWFYMLAVALFLIFIISISISPWGHIKLGPDHSEPEYSFSSWFAMLFSAGYGIALLFFGVAEPILHYAAPPSGEALTIEAAKQAMQIAYFHWGFHIWAIYGLVGLTLAYFAFRHGLPLSMRSTLYPLIGDKIHGPAGHTVDTFAILGTLFGIATTLGLSVSQINAGLNYLWPSIEVSTTVQVTIIALITALALFSVLAGMDKGVKRLSIINILLALALMLFVFTVGPTIFILNTFLENTGSYLSNIVERTFSLQAYTSNDWIGNWTLFIFGWTIAWAPFVGLFIAKISKGRTIRQFVVGVMLVPTIFTFLWFSIFGDTALHMVMVQGYDSLITEVQNDKAIALFKLFERLPFTEVISFLTVFLIITFFVTSSDSGSLVIDSLASGGAIHTPVWQRSFWVILEGVVASVLLIAGGLGALQTASIVSALPFAIIMLIAGVGMWRALIIEDHREHSLQHTVNMNLQHPSVDNDEFWKGRLKELINFPKKDVVEHFIRNDVYNSMKKIKKELKESNWNCEIEYDEEYVRAIISIYKDEHVNFNYEVRLREYDLPDFAYLTLDKMEEEQTYYYNAEAFLKRGGLHYDLYGYEEHTIINDILTQFEKYLRFIHTTPATLPWDMEEHDDLLDNESETNK
- a CDS encoding HIT family protein; its protein translation is MNYIYENDLIYIDLEKSEIPWLKIFTKENYKEFCHCPQNVKNEIWSKLDIIEKEMIDYFNPEKINIASFGNYVPHVHFHIMARFKQDSYFPEPMWGKKQREPSLILPSFEEFYSNLKKKL
- the rpmJ gene encoding 50S ribosomal protein L36 — encoded protein: MKVRASVKKMCDKCKVIKRKGIVRVICDNKKHKQRQG
- the rpsD gene encoding 30S ribosomal protein S4; protein product: MARYRGPVEKIERRLDADLGLKGERRLNGKSALEKRPYAPGQHGQRRTKISEYGLQLREKQKAKYLYGVSEKQFRKYFKIAATKGGNTGENLITLIEQRLDNVVYRMGFASTRANARQFTTHGHVLVDGKKLDIPSYIVKPGQKIEIREKSKTNPQIVRALELTNQTGMVDWVDVDKDKVFGIFTRIPTREEVVIPVEERLIVELYSK